One Polaribacter sp. KT25b DNA segment encodes these proteins:
- a CDS encoding TonB-dependent receptor, with product MKYQLLTTLLLLTTFITFSQNSTITGIIKDNSKNALSEVTISAKGTTKGTQTNEKGEFKLENIENGNYTLSISYLGYKTKEIKISILKKETKNLGTIILFEGNEILSEVIIEGKRTNKFSRKKTAYVAKLPLKDIENTQVYSTITSELIESQLVTNFDDALKNTAGVEQLWTSTGRGGDGAGYYSLRGFSVQPQLVNGLPGLTNGTINPANIERIEVLKGPSATLFGNTVSSYGGLINVVTKKPFVGTGGQISFTSGSFGLNQIIGDFNTALSEEDNIYFRLNTAYTSQQSWQDAGFMKSFFVAPSISYKVNNKLSFSFYAEITQAEQTNPTFLFLNRAAPQKNTNLEDLGYNNSLSFTSNDLTLENPNQNYRVEMDYKLSENWKSQTLLSKSTTSTKGYYSYVYDFGTFATDTFSRYINKQNANTQTTDIQQNFIGDFKIASLRNRMVIGLDYFSATQTDNGTGYAFYGNVNPDGTTNGDHPFTAAVETTAYPLSTSGVDAALASQGVNNSKSRNEIYSLYASDVIDLTNNFSAMVGLRLDRFVNEGDVTTDDDNYNQTTLSPKVGLLFQPIKEKLSLFTNYQNGFTNVAPQLVGDPSAGAQTLKTFTPEKANQFEFGIKTNLFKNKLNATISYYNIKVIDRVITDPSSPFNKIQGGEVESKGFEIELNANPVDGLNIRAGFSNNDSETTKSDNTEILNKRPLEAGPETLYNLWANYEFQEGNLEGFGIGFGFNGASERFAINYVSTGDFMLPSYTIANSTIFYQAEKYRLSLKVNNLFDKEYYKGWTTINPQPPRAVLANFTYTF from the coding sequence ATGAAATATCAATTACTAACCACACTATTACTTTTAACCACTTTTATAACATTTAGTCAGAATTCAACAATTACAGGAATCATTAAAGACAACTCTAAAAACGCCTTGTCTGAAGTTACAATATCAGCAAAAGGAACAACCAAAGGAACACAAACAAATGAAAAAGGAGAATTTAAATTAGAAAATATTGAAAACGGAAACTATACTCTATCAATTTCTTACTTAGGCTATAAAACAAAAGAAATTAAAATTTCAATCTTAAAAAAAGAAACTAAAAACTTAGGAACAATTATACTCTTTGAAGGAAATGAAATTCTAAGCGAAGTAATTATCGAAGGTAAAAGAACGAATAAATTCTCGCGAAAAAAAACAGCTTATGTTGCTAAACTTCCACTTAAAGATATAGAAAATACTCAAGTTTACAGCACAATTACAAGCGAATTAATAGAATCTCAATTAGTTACAAATTTTGATGATGCCTTAAAAAATACTGCTGGTGTAGAACAACTTTGGACTTCTACAGGACGTGGTGGCGATGGCGCTGGATATTATTCTTTACGTGGTTTTTCTGTTCAACCACAATTAGTAAATGGTTTGCCCGGCTTAACAAACGGAACAATAAATCCTGCTAATATTGAAAGAATTGAAGTCTTAAAAGGGCCTTCTGCAACTTTATTTGGTAACACAGTAAGTTCTTACGGAGGATTGATAAATGTGGTTACTAAAAAGCCTTTTGTTGGCACTGGAGGACAAATTTCTTTCACTTCTGGTTCTTTTGGATTGAATCAAATAATTGGAGATTTTAACACCGCTTTAAGTGAAGAAGATAATATCTATTTTAGATTAAACACAGCTTATACTTCTCAACAAAGTTGGCAAGATGCTGGTTTTATGAAATCTTTTTTTGTGGCTCCTTCAATTTCTTATAAAGTAAATAATAAATTATCATTTTCTTTTTATGCAGAAATTACACAAGCAGAACAAACAAATCCTACATTTTTGTTCTTAAATAGGGCTGCTCCACAAAAAAATACAAATTTAGAAGATTTAGGATACAACAATTCATTATCCTTTACAAGTAACGATTTAACTCTAGAAAATCCGAATCAGAATTATAGAGTAGAAATGGATTATAAATTATCAGAAAACTGGAAATCACAAACTTTATTATCTAAAAGCACAACTTCTACAAAAGGATATTACTCTTATGTTTATGATTTTGGGACCTTTGCTACAGATACTTTTTCAAGATACATCAACAAGCAAAATGCAAACACACAAACTACTGATATTCAACAAAATTTTATTGGCGATTTTAAAATAGCTTCTTTAAGAAACAGAATGGTTATTGGTTTAGATTATTTTTCTGCAACGCAAACAGATAATGGAACTGGTTATGCTTTTTATGGAAACGTAAATCCTGATGGAACTACAAATGGAGATCATCCTTTTACGGCTGCTGTAGAAACAACTGCTTATCCTTTATCAACTTCTGGTGTAGATGCAGCCTTAGCTTCACAAGGCGTTAACAATTCAAAATCTCGAAACGAAATTTATAGTTTATATGCTTCGGATGTTATCGATTTAACAAATAATTTTTCGGCAATGGTTGGTTTAAGATTAGATAGATTTGTAAACGAAGGCGATGTTACAACGGATGATGATAATTATAATCAAACTACATTATCTCCAAAAGTTGGATTGTTGTTTCAGCCGATAAAAGAAAAACTATCTCTTTTTACAAATTATCAAAATGGTTTTACAAATGTAGCGCCACAATTAGTTGGAGATCCTAGTGCTGGAGCGCAAACTTTAAAAACATTTACACCAGAAAAAGCAAATCAATTTGAATTCGGAATTAAAACAAATCTTTTTAAAAACAAATTAAACGCAACTATTAGTTACTATAATATTAAGGTAATTGACAGAGTTATAACAGATCCTTCTTCGCCTTTTAACAAAATACAAGGTGGTGAAGTAGAAAGTAAAGGTTTTGAAATTGAATTAAATGCAAATCCTGTTGATGGCCTAAATATTAGAGCTGGTTTTAGCAATAATGATAGCGAAACTACAAAATCTGATAACACAGAAATTTTAAATAAAAGACCTTTAGAAGCGGGTCCTGAAACTTTATATAATCTTTGGGCAAATTATGAATTTCAAGAAGGAAATTTAGAAGGTTTTGGAATTGGTTTTGGCTTCAACGGCGCAAGTGAACGATTTGCTATCAACTATGTTTCAACGGGCGATTTTATGTTGCCAAGTTATACAATTGCAAACTCAACCATTTTTTATCAAGCAGAAAAATACAGACTTAGTTTAAAAGTTAACAATCTATTTGATAAAGAATATTACAAAGGTTGGACAACGATAAACCCACAACCTCCAAGAGCAGTTTTAGCAAACTTTACATATACATTTTAA
- a CDS encoding DUF3365 domain-containing protein — MKIFVLLVAFVFLFSCKDSQKPSYATKKVTSITSDEITTSSQDHLGKKLMQTNCYVCHSVTATEENRIAPPMIAIKKRYLMGNTTKQEFINSLQNFIKNPTEENAKMYGAVKRFGLMPKQAFPKETIKQIADYMFDYDIEKPEWFEDHYNEEHGNSRGMQNGNGKQNGKRKKQQGNVIKNQSYSERGLNYALSTKAELGKNLMSKIQKEGTLAALKFCNVKAYPLTDSMSVVHNAIIKRVSDKPRNPKNIANSKEKAYINIFKDDAALNKESNPIVVESAENVKFYYPIKTNSMCLQCHGKPSSDIKPVTLAEIKKLYPTDLAVGYEENQVRGIWSISFNK, encoded by the coding sequence ATGAAAATATTTGTTCTTTTAGTTGCATTCGTTTTTTTGTTTAGTTGTAAGGATTCTCAAAAACCATCTTATGCTACTAAAAAAGTAACTTCTATTACTTCTGATGAAATAACTACTAGTTCTCAAGATCATTTAGGAAAAAAACTAATGCAAACAAACTGTTATGTTTGTCATAGTGTAACTGCAACTGAAGAAAACAGAATTGCGCCACCAATGATTGCCATTAAAAAACGTTATTTAATGGGTAATACTACAAAACAAGAATTTATCAATTCGTTGCAAAATTTCATTAAAAACCCAACAGAAGAGAATGCTAAAATGTATGGAGCAGTAAAGCGTTTTGGATTAATGCCAAAACAAGCTTTTCCTAAAGAAACCATAAAACAAATTGCAGATTATATGTTTGATTATGATATTGAAAAACCAGAATGGTTTGAGGATCATTATAATGAAGAACATGGAAATAGTAGAGGAATGCAAAATGGCAATGGAAAGCAGAATGGTAAAAGGAAAAAACAGCAAGGAAATGTTATTAAAAATCAATCGTATTCAGAAAGAGGGTTAAATTATGCTTTGTCTACAAAAGCAGAATTAGGCAAAAACTTAATGAGTAAAATTCAAAAAGAAGGTACTTTGGCTGCGCTTAAATTTTGTAATGTAAAAGCGTATCCTTTAACAGATAGTATGAGTGTTGTTCATAATGCAATCATAAAAAGAGTTTCTGATAAACCTAGAAACCCCAAAAATATAGCAAATTCTAAAGAGAAAGCATACATAAATATTTTTAAAGATGATGCAGCATTAAATAAAGAATCAAATCCAATTGTTGTAGAATCTGCAGAGAATGTAAAATTCTATTATCCAATTAAAACAAATAGTATGTGTTTGCAATGTCATGGTAAACCATCATCAGATATTAAGCCTGTAACTTTAGCAGAAATTAAAAAATTATATCCAACTGATTTAGCTGTTGGATATGAGGAAAATCAAGTTAGAGGAATTTGGAGTATTTCTTTCAATAAATAA
- a CDS encoding efflux RND transporter periplasmic adaptor subunit has translation MRKIILASLGILTIIGAIFLGKYLVDKNQKPKPTFKRQIKTVFVENVINKEIPIILTASGNLTAKNKIEIYSEVSGVLKTSIKLFKAGTNYNRGETLLSINSDEFYASLQSQKSNLNNLITAILPDLRLDYPSDFKKWENYVNEFDMNKSTPKLPNFSSDKEKYFINGRGIVTAYYNVKNLEVRLSKHQIRAPFTGILTEALVSPGTLVRVGQKLGEFIDPKVYEMEVSVNSEFADLLKVGNSVALSNLEKTKKYTGKVVRVNGKVDQVTQTIKAYVDVSHKDLKEGMFLEADLVANSETDAIEIPRKLLVENSAVYTVKNDSILTLVKINPVYFGAETVVVKGLKNNDKILSQNLPGAFDGMIVTINKK, from the coding sequence ATGAGAAAAATTATTCTTGCTAGTCTAGGAATTTTAACAATTATAGGCGCTATTTTTTTAGGAAAATATCTTGTTGATAAAAATCAAAAGCCAAAGCCTACATTTAAAAGACAAATAAAAACTGTTTTTGTAGAAAATGTTATAAATAAAGAAATTCCTATTATTTTAACTGCAAGCGGAAATTTAACTGCAAAAAATAAAATTGAAATTTATTCTGAAGTTTCTGGTGTATTAAAAACATCTATTAAACTATTTAAAGCAGGTACAAATTATAACCGTGGCGAAACGTTATTAAGTATTAATAGTGATGAGTTTTACGCTAGTTTACAATCTCAAAAAAGCAATTTAAATAATTTAATAACTGCTATTTTACCAGATTTACGTTTAGATTATCCGTCAGACTTTAAAAAATGGGAAAACTATGTAAATGAGTTTGATATGAATAAGTCTACACCTAAATTACCCAATTTTTCTTCGGATAAAGAAAAGTATTTTATAAACGGTAGAGGTATTGTAACAGCATATTATAATGTTAAAAATTTAGAAGTTCGTTTGTCTAAACATCAAATAAGAGCTCCTTTTACGGGAATTTTAACAGAAGCTTTAGTAAGCCCAGGAACTTTAGTAAGAGTTGGTCAGAAATTAGGAGAATTTATAGATCCTAAAGTTTATGAAATGGAAGTTTCTGTAAATTCTGAATTTGCAGACTTATTAAAAGTTGGTAATTCTGTTGCTTTGTCTAATTTAGAAAAAACAAAAAAATATACAGGAAAAGTAGTGCGTGTAAATGGTAAAGTAGACCAAGTTACACAAACTATAAAAGCTTATGTAGATGTTTCTCATAAAGATTTAAAAGAAGGTATGTTTTTAGAAGCAGATTTAGTAGCAAATTCTGAAACTGATGCTATTGAAATTCCTAGAAAATTATTAGTAGAAAATTCGGCAGTTTACACCGTAAAAAACGATAGTATTTTAACATTGGTAAAAATAAATCCAGTATACTTTGGTGCAGAAACAGTTGTTGTAAAAGGATTAAAAAATAACGATAAAATCTTATCTCAAAATTTACCGGGTGCCTTTGACGGAATGATTGTAACCATAAATAAAAAGTAA
- a CDS encoding TolC family protein has translation MKIIKNTILVVGFLSTLQGFSQEILTKKEALEITLENNFGIKIANNNLEVAKNNTSIYNTGFLPTASISSGANYSNNNQTNTPQQGDATSTTGAVTKSYNASIGLNYTLFDGLGRKYNYQQLKETYNLTELQARETIENTYLQLFTSYFQIARLSENKTNLNEALSISKQRLLRAKYQYEYGQSTKLELLNAEVDVNNDSITLVNANQELSNAKRSLNIILGVEKEVAFIVETEVSFNKMMNFQDLKQKTISNNSTLKQNEKNIAISEFNIKINKANYLPTLDFNTSYGWNQNDNENLANAFQPKSTSSNGLNAGLSLSWNLFDGGSTKTSVANSKILLENQQILLEQQKITIDNNLKNTWENYQNQLFILSAQEKNVLTTQNNFERTQERYNLGQITSIEFRQAQINLLNSKTALNNAKFDAKLIELQLLQLSGDILNVKL, from the coding sequence ATGAAGATCATTAAAAATACAATATTAGTAGTCGGTTTTTTATCGACTTTACAAGGATTTTCTCAAGAAATTCTTACAAAAAAGGAAGCGCTAGAAATTACCTTAGAAAATAATTTCGGGATTAAAATAGCAAACAATAATTTAGAAGTTGCAAAGAATAATACTAGTATTTATAATACTGGTTTTTTACCAACAGCTTCTATTTCGTCTGGTGCAAATTATAGTAATAATAATCAAACAAATACTCCGCAACAAGGAGACGCAACATCTACAACTGGTGCTGTAACCAAATCTTATAACGCAAGTATTGGTTTAAATTACACTCTTTTTGATGGTTTGGGCAGAAAATACAATTATCAGCAATTAAAAGAAACTTATAATTTAACCGAATTACAAGCCAGAGAAACAATCGAAAACACATATTTACAATTGTTTACTTCGTATTTTCAAATTGCAAGATTATCAGAAAATAAAACAAATTTAAACGAAGCATTGTCTATTTCTAAACAACGTTTATTGCGTGCAAAATATCAATATGAATATGGACAATCTACCAAATTAGAGTTGTTAAATGCAGAGGTTGATGTAAATAATGATAGTATTACTTTAGTAAATGCCAATCAGGAATTAAGCAACGCAAAACGTAGTTTAAACATTATTTTGGGTGTTGAAAAAGAGGTAGCTTTTATTGTTGAAACTGAGGTTAGTTTTAATAAAATGATGAATTTTCAAGATTTGAAACAAAAAACAATTTCCAATAACTCTACTCTTAAACAAAATGAAAAAAACATTGCAATTAGTGAGTTTAATATCAAAATAAATAAGGCAAATTATTTACCAACTTTAGACTTTAATACATCTTATGGTTGGAATCAGAATGATAATGAAAATCTTGCCAATGCCTTCCAGCCTAAATCTACATCATCTAACGGATTAAATGCTGGTTTAAGTTTGTCTTGGAATCTTTTTGATGGCGGAAGCACAAAAACAAGTGTAGCAAACTCGAAAATATTACTAGAAAATCAGCAAATATTATTAGAGCAACAAAAAATAACGATAGATAATAACTTAAAAAATACTTGGGAAAATTATCAAAACCAGTTGTTTATTTTATCAGCACAAGAAAAAAACGTGTTAACAACTCAAAATAATTTTGAAAGAACACAAGAACGTTATAATTTAGGGCAAATAACTTCTATAGAATTTAGACAAGCACAAATTAATTTACTAAATTCGAAAACGGCTTTAAATAATGCAAAATTTGATGCGAAATTAATAGAATTACAATTGTTGCAGTTAAGTGGAGATATATTAAACGTTAAGCTGTAA
- a CDS encoding efflux RND transporter permease subunit, translated as MKKIITYFIKYPVAVNVFIIAFLVFGSIGILSMKSSFFPLVDSELINISLTYPGASPQEMEEGVVLKIEDNLKGILGVERVTSVSRENSATVSIEIERGKNIDIVLTDVKNAVDRVPSFPSGMEPAVIAKVENIRPTISFTVSGDGIPLKAIKQYARGVENDIRGIEGISQVSLSGFPDEEIEIAVRESDLRAYNMSFAEVGTAIQNSNLLITGGNIKTAQEDYLIRASNRSYYGIELQNLIVRTETNGNIIRLKDIAEVRDTWSETPDRLYYNGNLAIDVTVSNTNNEDLLTTADKIKEYIHKYNQENQNVQLNITSDSSISLNGRTRLLVENGIVGILLVLFFLALFLNLRLAIWVAFGLPVAFFGMFIFAAQFDVTINILSLFGMIIVIGILVDDGIVIGENIYHHYYDLGKSKIQAAIDGTMEVIPPIVSAILTTIIAFSTFFFVDGRMGNFFSQVSTIVLLTLSVSLIEALVILPAHIAHSKALDRKRLEKGEEKKKNVIDTFFNKINKFADGLLMKLRDKLYIPFLKFGLKYKILAFSIPIALMIFTKFAMDAGVVKQSFFPRVASDRVQIVLTMPQGTNDQITDSIISSIEEKVWLINKEYSAKQSGDLQVIENVIKRVGPGSANATLTVNLLPGEARDFSSPEITNSISDKVGKVQGVESLVFGSGGNFGGSPVAVSLLGNNIDELKAAKQELKQELESNILLKDIADNDPAGIKEVSITLKDNAYLLGLSLQSVMAQVRNGFFGMQAQRFQRGQDEIKVWVRYNRNDRSSIKNLDDMRIVTPTGVRIPFSEIGNYTIKRGDIAINHLNGKREIQITADLRDLETSAADVLDDIKVRIMPKIMSKYHSISALYEGQNREANKTKDSLNIVLPIILLLIYIVIAFTFRSYSQPILLIIMIPFSMIGVALGHYFHNFPIGILSFLGIIALIGIMVNDGLVLIGKFNNYLKEGIKFDDALIKAGQSRFRAIFLTSLTTIAGLAPLLLEKSRQAQFLKPMAISISYGIAIATVLTLIMLPLLLSVSNSIKVGIKWLKTGEKVSKEEVERAIIESKFDENEDH; from the coding sequence ATGAAAAAAATAATTACCTATTTTATAAAATACCCCGTTGCAGTAAATGTATTTATTATTGCATTTCTAGTTTTTGGTTCTATTGGTATTTTAAGCATGAAATCTTCATTTTTTCCACTTGTAGATTCAGAGTTGATAAATATTTCTTTAACATATCCTGGTGCTTCTCCACAAGAAATGGAAGAAGGCGTTGTTTTAAAAATTGAAGATAATTTAAAAGGAATTTTAGGTGTAGAACGCGTAACATCTGTATCTAGAGAAAATTCTGCTACGGTAAGTATAGAGATAGAAAGAGGAAAAAATATTGATATTGTTTTAACTGATGTAAAAAATGCAGTAGATCGCGTTCCTTCTTTTCCTTCTGGAATGGAACCTGCCGTAATTGCTAAAGTAGAAAATATAAGACCTACTATCAGTTTTACTGTAAGTGGAGATGGTATTCCTTTAAAAGCCATAAAACAATATGCTAGAGGTGTAGAAAATGATATTAGAGGAATAGAAGGAATTTCTCAAGTTTCGCTTTCTGGATTTCCAGATGAAGAAATAGAAATTGCAGTTAGAGAAAGTGATTTACGTGCTTATAACATGTCTTTTGCTGAAGTTGGAACTGCTATTCAAAATTCGAATCTTTTAATAACTGGTGGAAATATAAAAACCGCTCAAGAAGATTATTTAATTAGAGCAAGTAATCGTTCTTACTATGGTATTGAATTGCAAAATTTAATTGTAAGAACAGAAACTAACGGAAACATTATTCGTTTAAAAGATATTGCAGAAGTAAGAGATACTTGGTCAGAAACACCAGATAGATTATATTATAATGGCAATTTAGCTATAGATGTTACGGTAAGTAATACTAATAATGAAGATTTACTTACTACAGCAGATAAAATTAAAGAATACATTCATAAATACAATCAAGAAAATCAAAATGTACAATTAAATATTACGAGTGATTCTTCGATTTCTTTAAATGGAAGAACAAGATTATTAGTAGAAAATGGTATTGTTGGTATCTTATTAGTCTTATTCTTTTTAGCACTCTTTTTAAACTTACGTCTAGCAATTTGGGTAGCTTTTGGTTTACCTGTTGCCTTTTTTGGAATGTTTATTTTTGCTGCTCAATTTGATGTTACCATTAATATTTTATCGCTCTTTGGGATGATAATCGTTATCGGGATTTTGGTTGATGATGGAATTGTAATTGGAGAAAATATTTACCACCATTATTACGATTTAGGAAAATCTAAAATACAAGCAGCAATAGACGGTACGATGGAAGTAATTCCGCCAATTGTATCTGCAATTTTAACTACTATTATAGCATTTTCTACCTTCTTTTTTGTTGATGGAAGAATGGGAAATTTCTTTAGTCAAGTTTCTACTATTGTACTTTTAACTTTAAGTGTTTCTCTAATAGAAGCATTAGTTATTTTACCTGCACATATTGCACATTCTAAAGCTTTAGATAGAAAAAGATTAGAAAAAGGAGAAGAAAAAAAGAAAAATGTTATTGATACGTTTTTTAATAAAATAAACAAATTTGCAGATGGTTTATTAATGAAATTGAGAGATAAATTATACATACCATTTTTAAAGTTTGGTTTAAAATATAAAATATTAGCCTTTTCTATACCAATTGCATTAATGATTTTTACCAAATTTGCTATGGATGCTGGGGTAGTTAAACAATCATTTTTTCCAAGAGTTGCAAGTGATAGAGTTCAGATTGTACTAACAATGCCACAAGGAACAAATGATCAAATTACAGATTCTATTATTTCTTCTATAGAAGAAAAAGTTTGGCTTATTAATAAAGAATATTCTGCAAAACAATCGGGAGATTTACAAGTAATAGAAAACGTAATAAAAAGAGTTGGTCCGGGAAGTGCAAACGCTACCTTAACAGTAAACTTATTACCTGGTGAAGCTAGAGATTTTTCATCACCAGAAATAACAAATTCAATAAGTGATAAAGTAGGAAAAGTACAAGGAGTAGAAAGTTTAGTTTTTGGTTCGGGAGGAAATTTTGGAGGAAGTCCTGTAGCAGTTTCTCTTTTAGGAAATAATATAGATGAATTAAAAGCTGCCAAGCAAGAACTAAAACAAGAATTAGAAAGTAATATACTTTTAAAGGATATTGCTGATAATGATCCAGCAGGGATTAAAGAAGTTAGTATTACATTAAAAGATAATGCATATTTATTAGGACTAAGTTTACAATCTGTAATGGCACAAGTACGTAATGGGTTCTTTGGTATGCAAGCACAACGTTTTCAACGAGGGCAAGATGAAATAAAAGTTTGGGTACGTTATAATAGAAACGACAGATCTTCTATTAAAAATTTAGATGATATGCGTATTGTAACACCAACAGGAGTTCGAATTCCGTTTTCAGAAATTGGAAACTACACCATAAAAAGAGGTGATATTGCTATTAATCACTTAAACGGAAAAAGAGAAATACAAATCACGGCAGATTTAAGAGATTTAGAAACAAGTGCCGCAGACGTTTTAGATGATATTAAAGTACGTATAATGCCTAAAATTATGTCTAAATATCACTCTATTTCTGCGCTTTACGAAGGTCAAAATAGAGAAGCAAATAAAACAAAAGATTCATTAAATATTGTTTTACCAATAATATTATTATTAATTTATATTGTTATTGCATTTACATTTCGTTCTTATAGTCAGCCAATTTTATTAATTATTATGATTCCTTTTAGTATGATAGGAGTTGCTTTAGGACACTATTTTCATAATTTTCCTATTGGTATTTTATCCTTTTTAGGAATCATTGCCTTAATAGGTATTATGGTAAACGATGGCTTGGTCTTAATAGGGAAGTTTAATAATTATTTAAAAGAAGGAATAAAGTTTGATGATGCTTTAATTAAAGCAGGTCAATCTCGATTTAGAGCAATTTTCTTAACATCTTTAACTACAATTGCAGGTTTGGCACCTTTATTATTAGAAAAAAGTAGACAAGCACAATTTTTAAAACCTATGGCAATTTCTATTTCTTACGGAATTGCAATTGCAACCGTTTTAACATTGATTATGTTACCATTATTATTGTCTGTTTCCAATTCTATAAAAGTGGGTATAAAATGGCTAAAAACAGGAGAAAAAGTAAGTAAAGAAGAAGTAGAAAGAGCTATAATCGAATCTAAATTTGACGAAAATGAAGATCATTAA
- a CDS encoding Crp/Fnr family transcriptional regulator has product MNQLSINFGYLFEDALIEEINQIGTYKKFVSDTTIIEIGDYIKSMPLLLNGAIKILREDENGDELVLYYLEKGDTCAMTLSCCLGQTKSKIRAVAETDVELLMLPKEKMAEWLSTYKTWQSYILQSYHHRMDELLEAIDTIAFLKMDERLFKYLKDKAMVTHNDVLHVTHKEISEDLHTSRVVISRLLKKIENEGKIILFRNSIKVLEL; this is encoded by the coding sequence ATGAATCAACTTTCTATAAATTTTGGGTATTTATTTGAAGATGCTCTTATCGAAGAAATAAACCAAATAGGTACTTACAAAAAGTTTGTTTCTGATACTACAATAATTGAAATTGGCGATTACATAAAATCAATGCCATTATTACTTAATGGTGCTATCAAAATTTTACGAGAAGATGAAAATGGAGATGAATTAGTTTTATATTATTTAGAAAAAGGAGATACCTGTGCAATGACACTTTCTTGTTGTTTGGGGCAAACAAAAAGTAAAATTAGAGCAGTAGCAGAAACAGATGTTGAGCTATTGATGCTACCGAAAGAGAAAATGGCAGAATGGTTAAGTACTTATAAAACTTGGCAATCTTATATTTTACAAAGTTATCATCATAGAATGGATGAACTTTTAGAAGCTATAGATACAATTGCTTTTTTAAAAATGGACGAACGTCTTTTTAAATATTTAAAAGACAAGGCAATGGTTACACATAATGATGTTTTACATGTAACTCATAAAGAAATTTCTGAAGACTTACACACTTCAAGAGTAGTTATTTCTAGACTATTAAAAAAAATAGAAAACGAAGGTAAAATAATCCTTTTTAGAAATAGTATAAAAGTTTTAGAATTGTAA
- the trxA gene encoding thioredoxin gives MSNFTEIINKDKPVLIDFFADWCGPCKIMSPILKDVKDTLGEKVSIIKIDVDKNKPLAAKYQVRGVPTLILFKSGKQVWRQSGVVQKKELVSIINNN, from the coding sequence ATGAGTAATTTTACAGAAATTATAAATAAAGATAAACCAGTTTTAATAGATTTTTTTGCAGATTGGTGTGGGCCTTGTAAAATAATGAGTCCTATTTTAAAAGACGTTAAAGATACTTTAGGAGAAAAAGTTTCTATTATTAAAATTGATGTTGATAAAAACAAACCATTAGCAGCAAAATATCAAGTTAGAGGTGTACCAACTTTAATCTTATTTAAATCGGGTAAGCAAGTTTGGAGGCAATCTGGTGTAGTTCAGAAAAAAGAATTAGTTTCTATTATAAATAATAATTAG